One genomic window of Quercus lobata isolate SW786 chromosome 9, ValleyOak3.0 Primary Assembly, whole genome shotgun sequence includes the following:
- the LOC115960801 gene encoding ethylene-responsive transcription factor ERF014-like produces MVKTELNKILHLDTSKPMPSTSASKKKKYKGVRMRSWGSWVSEIRAPNQKTRIWLGSYSTPEAAARAYDAALLCLKGSSANLNFPITSTSSHHIPHCDTIMSPKSIQRVAAAAANSTLIDTTTTSTTPQSPPTLSSSSTVSSPSMSSSPCDQLDDDVSHSLMPSYEVTYEPMAMMESWYNFDSLQSPKFIDQMLNGALFDPPAVVDDLYEESDIPLWSFC; encoded by the coding sequence ATGGTGAAGACAGAGCTCAACAAGATCCTGCATCTAGACACATCAAAACCAATGCCATCAACATCGgcaagcaaaaaaaagaagtacaAGGGAGTGAGAATGAGGAGTTGGGGTTCATGGGTATCTGAGATAAGAGCACCAAATCAAAAAACAAGAATATGGTTAGGCTCTTATTCCACACCAGAGGCTGCAGCCAGAGCCTATGATGCTGCACTTCTATGCCTGAAGGGGTCTTCAGCCAATCTCAACTTTCCTATCACTTCTACTTCCTCTCATCACATTCCTCATTGTGATACCATTATGTCACCAAAGTCTATCCAAAGAGTTGCTGCAGCTGCTGCTAATAGTACTCTCATTGACACTACTACTACTTCTACAACCCCACAATCACCTCCTACTCTCTCTTCCTCATCAACTGTGTCATCTCCATCTATGTCCTCCTCACCATGTGATCAACTTGATGATGATGTTTCACATTCACTAATGCCATCCTATGAGGTCACTTATGAGCCAATGGCCATGATGGAATCATGGTACAACTTTGATAGCCTGCAATCACCAAAATTCATTGATCAAATGCTTAATGGTGCCTTGTTTGATCCACCAGCTGTGGTGGATGATCTGTATGAAGAAAGTGATATTCCTCTGTGGAGCTTCTGCTGA